The genome window tcaaaacatgATAAAATCCTTGCTCAGCCATACACAGCTGCATTAAAAGCAAGCAtcaagttttcaaaatttttgtttgataatgataatggtATTGAACCTATTCATAAAGTATTAACTGTTGAAAGTCAAAATGTAATCGACAAAgctcatattattttatttgcaaaccAAGGCATAGATTTAGAATGTTGTGTATTTGCTAATGAcattatttatagttattatcTAGCTTTAAGAagcatatattttgaattatataaaattcattattttataattcataACGAAAGAATGTATATTGTTTGCTACTCAATTAATGTAAAAGGCTTCGATAATCGTTTTCAATCAAAAGAAGCTGGCGCCAAatgtttattcttattttaagattagGGATCTTGAGTATTTAAAACTGTTTggtctataaataaaaaataattggtaaaaaaattaattcgtTTTAatcttatacttataattcTGGTCTTGAAAATATAAGATTTTCTTAACTTATTAATAAGAACATGGTCTTATATAAAaggttcttaaaatcaagatgtgttctcttaatttaagaatttcatgCTCTCGACGCACTTTTTAGactaaaaatcttaattctgagcccaaaatcttgatttaagaacatttgttttatcagtgtatgtatttattcattaaatcTTTGATCAATTGTTTACTGGGCTTTTGTCAAACTATCATAATAATCAAATCGCAATAATATCCAATCGATTACATTCTCGTTGACTTCATCATAATCTAATCTCTTTTGATTGAATCGTGCACAGTTGTCCACACTAAAAGGCAGCGTAAgctctttaattaaaattgcgtttaaaaatagttttcatgTCTGTAAATGGCATAGCTTTGCTTTTGACTTAAATTCCTTACATTCTTAACCATAtaacagaaagaaaaaacaaaaaaaacaaatcacatCTATAATAAAATCCCTCGCAATTCCCGCAACATtcttaagcacacacacagcacaaaTTAAGTACAGTCTCCAGTCAAGTTGACTGGAGTTGAATTAAGTCGAGTCGTGCACTCTGCACAAAGGACACTCATTATGAATTTCCAATCTCAgtccctctctttctttctctctccctcttcctcATACTCTTTGCCTTCTATCTTTCACTCACTGAGTAGTTTTTTGTTCCGACGCTATTGCTTAAATAACCAACttttttgcatactttcaggcgcGACGGCAACAAAGATAGCAACAACATGCAATCCCCCCGCATAAGCATTTTCTCACATCGCTGTCGCCTGTCACGCCTCCCCACCTTCCCACCTCACCACGAACCCCCTCAACCACCACCCTCATACCTTCACACAAACCACATTGTTGCGGTTGCGGAATAAAgtgttgcattttgttttgtgttccAAGCGATTCGCTCGCAACTCGATTTCGCCCTTTTCCCCATTCCCTTGCACCCCTTGCTCCCCTTTGCTTCTCTCATCATCATCCTGTTGGTCCAGCTCTCTGCTTCTGGTGTGTTTTTTAGCCAGACATATGAGCCGCAATGATTCTTGTTGCATATGTGCAACAACTTAACTGCCAGttgtatctgtaactgtaactgtaattgCAACTGTAACTGTTACTGAGCAATGGCCACCGTTAATTCGAGCAATTAGTTGATGGCAAAAGCATCTTGTCCTTTGCATTGTCCATCGTCCTTGTGGCTAGATGCAGGATGTGGGCGTGCAAAATGCGCACAGCTGTCCAGATTAACCAACGGCACAGACGGAGATTGCAAATGTAAACGCAGCAAATTATTTGAAGCCAGGAAAATCCCCTGATACCACGATACCCCGATTCCCATATACGCACCCCTTAAACACCATCCACCCCCGTGTCACACCGACACACATATAGTAAATGGTAAATCACACACAAATAATTggaataaagaaataaaattctcAATGCTGGCACAGCCTGTAAACAAACAATAGTCTTTGGCCCATTCGTTCGCTTTTCATCTCTATCTCTATGTCCAACTCCAATGCCTTCTCCAACtccattttgattttgcttaCAGCCGCTGCCAAAAACTCTTAACTGCAAATTAAACAGATGGCGCGCATTAGATGCGCTTCACTCGGCCCCAGAGACCAAGAAACCCGCAAGCGATCGAATAGCCAGAGCGACAAACGTACCCAAAACTCTATCGAACCCTCGGACACAGTGAACCAGAAGTGATTCATCTCTGGCCAAATCAAGGTGAGTGACGATTAACCAATAAATCTATTCATTGCACTCATGGTAATATTTAGGCATATTGCATAAATCTACAACAGCTCAAAAATTACCAAGCAACCTACGCTTtcaaatgtcagagattttacaaaatgtaaataatattaaatttaataaactaaatttataaatttaaattgaactaaaatgcataaaatagattttggttgaatttgttaattatacaaaactttaataaaattaaaaattttgttaaaaatatatgaaaatatgatcgaacaaattaaatcttttctgaaatctctagagatttgtgGAACAAACGAATATATCAGAgatatgcaaaataattaatttatattagcATTTGTTTATCCTTAATTTTCATGTTTCATGCTGCAATGTTTATCTACTGTCCTATAATTCGTGTCCAAGTGGATGGGTCATCGTTTTCATAaccgaaataaaaaacaagtggtaaaggctatagtcgaaatctctttaaagaaattacttgtattactttgaaaacattaaatcgccatatctgacgttctacttgtccaatattaatgcgattcagtgggatgaCAGTTGATATTactagataacgttaattaccataaaaactgtataactggtgaaaacaaacttgatttgtACATACAACACAGGAGTAATATCACTAGATTTGGTTGCCATAACTCTTATAAAGATCTGGGTGTTCATACGAACGGGCAGACATTGTCACAAGCCAAATAGCCTGTATACCCGTCGGGTACTGGGCCAGTTACTGGCGGGTAAAGTAAATCTATGGTAAATATTAATGTGCGACTCAATGAGTTGGAAGAGTGTCACGTTGTGTTTAGGGGCTTGGCTATTATTTTTGGGGTAGGCCACGAGATGGACCAGACGGTTGCAGGTAAAAAGTAGGTTCATTTATATTCACCATGTATACTATTCCAAAttcttcttttatattttgtcttTTTGGACTCGCGTAAATCTTGCAAACGCTTTCACAGGCAGCCAGTTGGTCAATGGGTCCATCGGACCAAGGAGCGGGTAGGTTTCGCAACGATCCTCGTATAATAAATGGCTGTGACCAGTGGGCAGACGTCGCTTGGAATTTCGctcaacataaatatttttatcccTTACTTTTGGCCGGCGCTTCTAGTTTATTTGTTTCCCTTTCgattatttttatgcatttgaaATGAAGGAACGGATGCGGACACTGATGCGGATGTGGACTCACTGGACAAGTGGCCACCTCCTCTAGGCGCGATTTAAGCTTAgctaattcaaattaaagccCTTAAGCTGAGCACAAAAGCTTAGCGACTTACacgttaaattatttttggattgGAAGGAATGGgctggaaaataaaaataataaatttctacGCGAAGCAAAAGAACCTGAAGCTTCGATTTGGGGAAATACATGATGAAAGTGTGTActtcaaattgatattgattgaattgaataCATAAAGATTAAACTCAACGAAACAATTGCCATGCACTTTGTTAAATCATTTCTGAAGAGATAAGAACGACATCCATTTCCTCGTTTTTGTGGTAATCTCATGGATAAGATGGTCTAACTTGGACATTACTAACTGCAACTAGTAGAGGATTTGTGTGGAAGGCAGCCTGAGCATGAGCCACCTTGTAGGGCATTCTCATTGCCAATTGCCCAGGAGATTTGTCTATAAGCCATAAATTAGTAGAGACACCGTCGTCGCATTTTGTGGACAGAGTCAACGGCATTGACCTTCGACTGTGTTTATGTTGGGTCCGTTACCGTTGTGGGGTTGACCCGAAAACGCGTCGGGGACAGAGACGGATGGAGATGGAAATGAAGACGAACTCAACGTCGCGTCGCCCGCTGCGCTTTTGTTTCTTTGATTAATTTTGGACGGGCGACAGCCCACAAAAAGTTAATCGTTAGTAATTTATGACTCTCTGTGGAGGCGAGAGCGCAATGGAAATTAATGGAATGGTGTGCTGTGGGATGTGTTTGGGTGTTGGGTGTTGGGTTCCGGGTGGGGTAGAGGTGTAGGTGGGCGTATCGGCAAGGTGCGTACATTGCTAAGTTAACAGAAGAGGAACACAAATAATTGGTTTGCTTGCCAGTGTGGAGATACAGTGGTGATGATGATTGCATAAATGACCCGCTGACTTTGACAACAAATATGCCACGGGGATGGATTCAAGGAGATCAATTCACTTTACTTCGATTGCTGAATTAAAATCGATTGGATTGACTGATTCTCTGCGGTCTGTTATGGTCTGGACCTGCCCTGgttcttatacatatatatttgtcgACGCGAGTCATTCGAGGCAAATTCAAATACGCCGTCCAAGTGTTGAATAGAACaccaaaaatgcaaaaaaaaaaaaaaaaagtttaaaataaaagaatgtCGATGATGTCGTCGATGACATTGGCAAtgacaatggcaatggcaatccGATACTCGATGCCAATGTATTGAATCGAGTTCATTGCGCTCCTGGAGTGCGAGGCAAGTGACTATCGAGGAGTGTGCCATACAATGCCCGCAATTGAAAACGTCATTCGATGGGGCCAACAGTGCACACGACTGTCCGACCGACCAAATGCCATGTAGTGTTCTCAGCCTCAGACTCTGCCTCAGTCTCAGCGAGGGTCGTACCAATAATTCGCACACATAACACTATTAAAAAGTCCAAAGACAGCTTGTAAGTTCCCCCAGCaaacattttatgaaatttttgacTACATTTGAATCATAAATGATGCTTTCGTCTTAATCAAATACTTTTCGAGTCTCCTGTAAATAAACCGCGCATtacattaatttcattttaatcatcAAAAGGGCTCAATTAAGACTCATGCAGGTGATTCCTGCTTAAAccatttttcaaatgtttgcTGGGTTCCACTTCCTTTCACAAATAGCTTGCCATGATGTTCTCTTAGATATTgcttttcaatatatttcttaCTTTAATACTCCAAacacttttcttattttgacAGAGCTTCTATTTAGCATTAAGCATAATTTTGTAAGTTTTAGAATAGgaaatgccacgcccactttcaACAATacttcaaaatgtttttataacaatagaaaaaaacaacattaaaatatcttgagtaacttatacaaatttgtgttttcaaaatgattttcttGGATATTTAAGATGCACTTGAAATGCGAGTTTACGCTCTATCAAAGCACGAGGTCTTCGACTGAAACAGTTGGCCATAACAGCTGTTATCTGTTATGTAaacatttgttgtatttaacaTAACAGTttgatgtatttattatatgttggcattaaaaatttataaattttataaaattcacacatttgggaaaactaattaaagcaaaaaatgtGATAACTGAGAACTCTTAGATCTAGCCTCGTTGTTAAAAGCTTTTCTAGTTTATTGGGGCTATAGTCAAGTATGAATGAAATATGGGGTATTGAGCATAGATTATGGACACTCACTCTTGCATTCGTTGGCATCGTTGTCGGTGGCACGTCCCCAGGGTCGATCGAAATAGAAGGGTTTGCATCTTTCGCATTCAGGTCCGGCGGTGTTGTGCTTGCAGGCGCATGTCATGGTCAGTTTGGCATTCAACTGTAAAGATGACGTAGTGCGTCCTAGTCCAAAATGGTTATGCAGCGAGGTGGCCATATCATCGTTGTCCTGGCcatcatccgcatccgcatgaGCTGAGCTACTGCTCTGGACACTGGATGTCGTTGCAATGCACTCGGAGGCGTGGCCATTGCACTTGCAGCGACCGCCGACGGCAAAGTCAGAGACGGCATAGTGCTGCGAGACCGATAGTAGCTGCTGCACGGCGACAAGATTCGATGCAGCCAGGGAGGACGTGGATGTTTTGCTTTCCAGCGATACTTTGGCCGGCAGAGTCGGATTGGGATTCGGAGGTGGAGGCGGAGAAGTGCTGGTCGTAAGTTTGCCTTGGAAGTGCTTCTCATAGGCGCTACTCTTGAGCTTGGACTGACGCTTGCTCTCGCCAGTACCAATGCCGTCATTAGCATAGTCCAGATGCAGTTCATCATCGAGCTCCAGGTGTTTTTTAGGCTCCTCGTACTCCTCCTGATCGTAGCCAGTACTGTCGTTTTCCTGCAAATTATAGTCGTACTCGTCCTGTTCATCCAACTCGTGTCCATCGAGCTCCCCCTCTTCCTGGCTGCCAGTCATCTCATCGCTAAAGCTATTGGCATTGCCCTTGACCTTGGCCTTGGCCCTCTCGCGACTCAGCAGCAACTGTGGTGGCAACTCTAGCCGATGGAAGACCACTCTAATGTCCGTTGCTGTTACCCAATCTTGTAGCACGAGTGATGCATCCAAATCGTTGGCTGATGGACGACCCTCTAGCGTGTTAAAGGCGAATCTCTGGCCGGCTCCACCTCCTCCAGCTGCTCCATCGTGCTGTGAGTTCATGCAACGTGCCTCCTGCTCATTGAACTTGCTAATCTTGGCACGATCCGCACGGCCGTAAAACTTCTGACACTGCGAGCTGTAGAATTGAAACGGTTGCCAGGTCTGTCCAAAGTCGGAGCTCTTGTAGATGGCCAGGGAGTCGGGTCTGGGCGATTTGGGACAGAACGAGAGCGAGATGTAGGTCAGCTCGTACTTCTTGCCCAGCGACAAGGTCAGTGTAACATTGTCGGGGGGCGCTGTGTCCGGATCATGTGGTACATTCACGCTCCCCGAGCGCCAACAGGTCACATTGCTGGGATTATTGAGATCCGTTAGAGCGGCGGCACCGTACCGATGATCCACAGACTTGTCACAGACACGACACTCACCGGGACTGCCGTCGCGCAGCAATTCGCAGAATCGTTCCGGCTGCTGAGAGCCACAGACACTGGAAGCCTGCACGGGATTGCCATAGGCTGCGTTCACAAAGCTGGGCAGGCACTTGCGCGGCTTGCCCTCAAAGTAGCACGGATCATTGGCGTTGATGTTGATGCCAACGGCAAAGGCGACCAGGGCCAAGAATGCAAGCAGCTTTGGCAGTTGCCTCAtcttgaaatcaatttaaatcggTGCTAGCTTTCTTGTATGTCTCTCTTTGTCACACGCGAGGATCAATTGACGAGCGAACGGAGCaaatcacaaaacaaaaacaacaaaaaggaaCACGCGACACGCAACACGCGACTcgcgctgacgctgacgctgagcGGCGGCGTCACTAAGTCTGGCACGACGGCCACATGCAACAGCTGCCGCTCTAATTTCCGATTTCAATTTCGGTTTCTGTTACGCTAACTGCTCTTGATTCttgttctctctttctctcactctctcttcgctctctctcactctgtatCGCTCGGAATCACTTATTCTTCTTAATGTTCACTTGTTTtctattaaatgtaatttaaggTAATGAGACCGATGCGACTGCGATGCAACTCGGTCAACGGCCAGCGTTGTTCTGTTTTGTACTCGTCCTCGGCGCGTATCCTGCTGGCGAGGCGACGACAACAGACGACAACAAGCAAATGATGTGTTGCTTGCTTGTGTTGAGTTTCTTTGCGCTTCGTTTCGGCCTCGCACTAAATTCACCACTGcatg of Drosophila innubila isolate TH190305 chromosome X, UK_Dinn_1.0, whole genome shotgun sequence contains these proteins:
- the LOC117792389 gene encoding netrin-B; this translates as MRQLPKLLAFLALVAFAVGININANDPCYFEGKPRKCLPSFVNAAYGNPVQASSVCGSQQPERFCELLRDGSPGECRVCDKSVDHRYGAAALTDLNNPSNVTCWRSGSVNVPHDPDTAPPDNVTLTLSLGKKYELTYISLSFCPKSPRPDSLAIYKSSDFGQTWQPFQFYSSQCQKFYGRADRAKISKFNEQEARCMNSQHDGAAGGGGAGQRFAFNTLEGRPSANDLDASLVLQDWVTATDIRVVFHRLELPPQLLLSRERAKAKVKGNANSFSDEMTGSQEEGELDGHELDEQDEYDYNLQENDSTGYDQEEYEEPKKHLELDDELHLDYANDGIGTGESKRQSKLKSSAYEKHFQGKLTTSTSPPPPPNPNPTLPAKVSLESKTSTSSLAASNLVAVQQLLSVSQHYAVSDFAVGGRCKCNGHASECIATTSSVQSSSSAHADADDGQDNDDMATSLHNHFGLGRTTSSLQLNAKLTMTCACKHNTAGPECERCKPFYFDRPWGRATDNDANECKMCQCNGHARRCRFNLELYKLSGRVSGGVCYNCQHDTTGRYCHYCREGYYRDATKPPNHRKVCKRCDCHPVGSTGKTCNHLSGQCPCKEGVTGLTCNRCARGYQQTRSHVAPCIKVPTNANMIQAESAGGGGGGGAGDYKDGGGSQAEEMKKYCGKCKASPKKLNLNKFCMEDYALLAKVIGHDRASQDISTEKFSIERQNEIYKYEINIQTIFKRNPMSGTTSSLLGRGNMMLLVPRKSIECQCPKIKLNKSYLILGRDSEAAPGYLAIGPSSVVLEWKDEWSLRMKRFQRRARKCS